In one window of Acidobacteriota bacterium DNA:
- a CDS encoding YebC/PmpR family DNA-binding transcriptional regulator: protein MSGHSKWHSIRHKKGAADARRGKLFTSLIKEITVAARLGGGDPDGNPRLRAAMAAAKSANMPGENIKRAVQKGTGELPGLTYEDATYEGYGPGGVAILVEAVTDNKNRTVSDIRHVFSKFGGNLGQSGCVAHLFQRQGLILVDKSSTDEDGLMTVALEAGAEDMRDGGEVYEIYTSPQDYEAVLEEMRSHDLAVASADLSMIPQTTLQLAGKPAQQMLRLMESLEDHDDVQKVFANFDIADAELEAAAS, encoded by the coding sequence ATGTCGGGACATTCCAAATGGCATAGCATCAGGCACAAGAAGGGTGCTGCCGATGCCAGGCGGGGCAAGCTGTTCACCAGCCTGATCAAGGAAATTACCGTGGCCGCGCGGCTGGGCGGCGGGGACCCGGACGGTAACCCCAGGCTCCGGGCGGCCATGGCTGCGGCCAAGTCCGCCAACATGCCCGGGGAGAACATCAAGCGGGCCGTGCAGAAGGGAACGGGCGAGTTGCCGGGGCTCACCTATGAAGACGCGACCTACGAGGGCTACGGCCCCGGCGGCGTGGCCATCCTGGTCGAGGCCGTGACCGACAACAAGAACCGGACGGTGTCGGATATCCGCCACGTCTTCTCCAAATTCGGGGGCAACCTGGGTCAGTCGGGATGTGTGGCTCACCTGTTCCAGAGACAGGGCCTGATTCTCGTCGACAAGTCCAGCACAGACGAAGACGGCTTGATGACGGTGGCCCTGGAGGCTGGGGCCGAGGATATGAGAGATGGGGGCGAGGTCTACGAAATCTATACCTCACCTCAGGACTACGAAGCGGTGCTGGAGGAGATGCGGAGTCACGATCTGGCGGTGGCATCGGCAGACCTTTCCATGATTCCCCAGACCACCCTGCAGCTTGCGGGAAAGCCGGCCCAGCAGATGCTGCGCCTGATGGAATCGCTGGAAGACCACGACGACGTGCAAAAGGTCTTCGCCAACTTCGACATCGCGGATGCGGAACTGGAGGCTGCCGCCTCTTAG
- the ruvC gene encoding crossover junction endodeoxyribonuclease RuvC: MRVLGIDCGSRSTGYGIIDSEEGRPQPVVFGAISLPAKHSLGARLVTVQRQLRQLIDSYTPQVAAVEDQFYLTNFKSVMKLGQVKGVVICTAALAGIPIVEYSPLEIKNAVTGYGRADKQQVQAMVGRLLGLASPPQPHDAADALALALCHAQVMTTESRIRRGISKTNVPLPSRS; the protein is encoded by the coding sequence ATGAGAGTCTTGGGTATCGATTGCGGTTCACGGTCGACCGGATACGGCATCATCGACAGTGAGGAAGGGCGTCCGCAACCGGTCGTCTTCGGGGCCATTTCTCTTCCCGCCAAACACTCCCTGGGCGCTCGGCTGGTGACCGTTCAGCGGCAGCTTCGGCAACTCATCGACTCCTACACCCCTCAGGTTGCCGCTGTAGAGGACCAGTTCTATCTCACCAACTTCAAGAGCGTCATGAAGCTTGGCCAGGTCAAGGGTGTGGTGATCTGCACGGCGGCCCTGGCGGGCATCCCCATCGTGGAGTACAGTCCCTTGGAGATCAAGAACGCAGTCACCGGATATGGCCGGGCAGACAAGCAGCAGGTTCAGGCCATGGTCGGACGACTGCTGGGACTGGCCAGCCCGCCCCAGCCCCACGACGCGGCCGATGCACTGGCTCTGGCCCTGTGTCATGCCCAGGTTATGACCACTGAAAGCCGCATCAGGAGAGGAATCTCCAAGACCAATGTCCCCCTTCCCTCCCGAAGCTGA
- the amrB gene encoding AmmeMemoRadiSam system protein B, with amino-acid sequence MLRKAAVAGRFYPSQPDRLRRDLQEHLGPPRARRQARGVVVPHAGYLYSGGVAGAVFSGIEIPERVLILCPNHTGLGASLSIMSRGEWQIPLGRIPVDEELARRLLHHCPFLTEDTEAHRFEHSLEVQLPFLLHLRPDLRLVPIALGRHDFPAFQRLGKGIAKALRDLSGQPVLVVASSDMNHFEPDAVTRIKDEKAISRILSLDAPGLYEVVRKESISMCGYGPTIAMMYGTEASARTCRAELVRYATSGDAGGGRKEVVGYAGIAIYPKASGSGGRTPP; translated from the coding sequence ATGTTGCGAAAAGCCGCCGTTGCCGGCCGTTTCTATCCCTCACAGCCTGACCGGCTTCGCCGGGACCTGCAGGAGCACCTGGGACCGCCCCGGGCACGACGCCAGGCCCGAGGCGTGGTGGTGCCTCATGCCGGCTACCTTTATTCCGGCGGTGTCGCCGGAGCCGTGTTCTCCGGAATCGAGATACCCGAAAGGGTTTTGATCCTCTGTCCCAACCATACCGGATTGGGAGCCTCTCTCTCGATCATGTCTCGGGGAGAGTGGCAGATCCCACTTGGCCGGATCCCCGTCGATGAAGAGTTGGCTCGGAGGCTTCTGCATCACTGCCCGTTCCTGACGGAGGATACCGAAGCTCATCGCTTCGAGCACTCGCTGGAAGTGCAACTTCCCTTTCTGTTGCATTTGAGGCCGGACCTTCGCCTGGTGCCCATCGCCCTGGGCCGTCACGATTTCCCCGCCTTCCAGCGGCTGGGGAAGGGTATCGCGAAAGCCTTGCGGGATCTGTCCGGGCAGCCGGTGCTGGTGGTTGCCAGCAGTGACATGAACCATTTCGAGCCGGATGCAGTGACACGCATCAAGGACGAAAAAGCCATCTCCAGGATCCTGTCTCTGGATGCCCCAGGCCTCTACGAGGTGGTCCGAAAGGAGTCGATCAGCATGTGCGGCTACGGACCGACCATCGCAATGATGTATGGAACCGAAGCCTCGGCCCGGACCTGCCGGGCCGAGCTGGTCCGCTATGCGACTTCGGGAGACGCCGGCGGAGGAAGGAAAGAAGTGGTGGGTTACGCCGGCATCGCCATTTACCCCAAGGCTTCCGGCTCGGGCGGCCGAACGCCCCCGTAA